A genomic segment from Rhizobium sp. NLR16a encodes:
- the cobT gene encoding cobaltochelatase subunit CobT gives MAARGDNSKAKPGAPVDVEPLRRAISGCVRSIAGDGDVEVTFANERPGMTGERIRLPELSKRPTAHELAVTRGLGDSMALRLACHDEKMHTTMAPQGSDARAIFDAVEQARVESIGTLRMEGVAANLRSMTEEKYAKANFTGIERQEDAPIGEAVAMMVREKLTGQRPPETAGKVLDLWRGFIEDKAGAELANLSGAINDQQAFAKVVRNMLSVMEMAEEYGDDDSEADNDDQSEQEEQPSGDEQDQDEVDEDAGTDAAPVEDSEVSDEQMEDGETEGAEISDDDMMEEGEDDSETPGETRRPNTPFADFNEKVDYHVYTEEFDEIITAEELCDAAELERLRAFLDKQLAHLQGAVGRLANRLQRRLMAQQNRSWDFDLEEGYLDTARLQRIIIDPMQPLSFKMERDTQFRDTVVTLLIDNSGSMRGRPITVAATCADILARTLERCGVKVEILGFTTKAWKGGQARETWLAGGKPQTPGRLNDLRHIIYKSADAPWRRARANLGLMMREGLLKENIDGEALIWAHNRLLARREQRRILMMISDGAPVDDSTLSVNPGNYLERHLRAVIEQIETRSPVEMLAIGIGHDVTRYYRRAVTIVDADELAGAMTEQLASLFEDQSAQPRGGRLRRAG, from the coding sequence ATGGCAGCTCGCGGTGACAATTCGAAAGCAAAGCCCGGTGCGCCCGTCGACGTCGAGCCGTTGCGCCGGGCGATATCCGGTTGCGTCCGCTCGATCGCCGGCGACGGCGATGTGGAGGTGACCTTCGCCAATGAACGGCCTGGTATGACCGGCGAGCGCATCCGGCTGCCGGAGCTTTCCAAGCGGCCGACGGCGCATGAGCTGGCGGTCACCCGCGGGCTCGGCGATTCCATGGCGTTGCGCCTCGCCTGCCATGACGAGAAGATGCATACGACCATGGCGCCGCAGGGCTCGGACGCCCGGGCGATCTTCGATGCGGTCGAGCAGGCGCGTGTCGAATCGATCGGCACGCTGCGCATGGAGGGCGTGGCGGCGAACCTGCGCTCCATGACGGAAGAGAAATATGCCAAGGCGAATTTCACCGGTATCGAGCGCCAGGAAGACGCGCCGATCGGCGAAGCCGTCGCCATGATGGTGCGCGAGAAGCTGACCGGCCAACGTCCGCCTGAAACCGCCGGCAAGGTGCTCGATCTCTGGCGCGGTTTCATCGAAGACAAGGCGGGGGCTGAACTCGCTAACCTGTCGGGCGCGATCAACGACCAGCAAGCCTTCGCCAAGGTCGTCCGCAACATGCTGTCGGTGATGGAGATGGCCGAGGAGTATGGCGACGACGACAGCGAAGCCGACAATGACGATCAGTCGGAGCAGGAAGAACAGCCGAGCGGCGACGAGCAGGATCAGGACGAAGTCGACGAGGATGCCGGCACCGATGCCGCCCCCGTCGAGGACAGCGAAGTCTCCGACGAGCAGATGGAGGACGGCGAGACTGAAGGCGCCGAAATCTCCGACGACGACATGATGGAAGAGGGCGAGGACGATTCGGAAACGCCGGGCGAGACCCGGCGTCCGAACACGCCTTTTGCCGATTTCAACGAAAAGGTCGATTATCACGTCTATACCGAAGAGTTCGACGAGATCATCACCGCCGAGGAACTCTGCGACGCCGCCGAGCTGGAGCGCCTGCGCGCCTTCCTCGACAAGCAGCTGGCGCATCTGCAGGGCGCGGTCGGGCGTCTTGCCAACCGGCTGCAGCGCCGCTTGATGGCGCAGCAGAACCGCTCCTGGGATTTCGATCTGGAGGAGGGTTATCTGGATACGGCCCGGTTGCAGCGCATCATCATCGATCCGATGCAGCCGCTCTCCTTCAAGATGGAGCGCGACACGCAGTTCCGCGACACTGTCGTCACGCTGCTCATCGACAATTCCGGTTCCATGCGCGGTCGGCCGATCACCGTGGCTGCCACCTGCGCCGACATTCTCGCCCGGACGCTGGAACGCTGCGGCGTCAAGGTCGAGATTCTCGGCTTTACGACAAAGGCCTGGAAGGGCGGGCAGGCGCGTGAAACCTGGCTCGCCGGCGGCAAACCGCAGACGCCCGGTCGTCTCAACGACCTGCGTCACATCATCTACAAGTCGGCCGACGCACCCTGGCGGCGCGCACGCGCCAATCTCGGGCTGATGATGCGCGAAGGGCTGCTCAAGGAAAACATTGACGGCGAGGCGCTGATCTGGGCGCATAACCGCCTGCTCGCCCGCCGCGAGCAGCGCCGCATTCTGATGATGATCTCGGACGGGGCGCCGGTCGACGATTCGACGCTGTCGGTCAATCCGGGCAATTATCTCGAACGGCATCTGCGCGCCGTCATCGAGCAGATCGAGACGCGCTCGCCTGTCGAAATGCTGGCGATCGGCATCGGTCATGACGTGACACGCTACTATCGCCGAGCCGTGACGATCGTCGATGCGGACGAGCTTGCCGGGGCGATGACCGAACAGCTTGCCTCACTCTTCGAAGATCAATCCGCCCAGCCGCGCGGCGGCCGGTTGCGCCGTGCCGGCTGA
- the cobS gene encoding cobaltochelatase subunit CobS, which yields MSKIDLDISELPDTTVSVRETFGIDSDIRVPAYSKGDAYVPDLDPDYLFDRETTLAILAGFAHNRRVMISGYHGTGKSSHIEQVAARINWPCVRINLDSHVSRIDLVGKDAIVVKDGLQVTEFKDGILPWAYQHNVALVFDEYDAGRPDVMFVIQRVLESSGRLTLLDQSRVIRPHPAFRLFATANTIGLGDTTGLYHGTQQINQAQMDRWSIVTTLNYLPHDHEVNIVAAKVKSFGKDREGRDIVSKMVRVADLTRAAFMNGDLSTVMSPRTVITWAENAEIFGDLAFAFRVTFLNKCDELERPLVAEHYQRAFGVELKESAANIVLGA from the coding sequence ATGAGCAAGATCGACCTCGATATTTCAGAACTGCCCGACACCACCGTTTCGGTCCGCGAGACCTTCGGCATCGATTCCGACATCCGCGTTCCCGCCTACAGCAAGGGTGACGCCTATGTGCCGGATCTCGATCCCGACTACCTGTTCGACCGCGAGACGACGCTCGCCATTCTCGCAGGCTTCGCGCATAACCGTCGCGTGATGATCTCCGGCTACCACGGCACGGGCAAATCCTCGCATATCGAACAGGTGGCGGCGCGCATCAACTGGCCTTGCGTGCGCATCAACCTCGACAGCCATGTCAGCCGTATCGATCTGGTCGGCAAGGACGCGATCGTCGTCAAGGACGGGCTGCAGGTCACGGAGTTCAAGGACGGCATCCTGCCCTGGGCCTATCAACACAATGTCGCGCTCGTCTTCGACGAATATGATGCCGGCCGTCCCGACGTGATGTTCGTCATCCAGCGCGTGCTGGAATCGTCCGGCCGCCTGACGCTGCTCGACCAGAGTCGCGTCATCCGGCCGCACCCCGCTTTCCGCCTGTTTGCCACTGCCAATACGATCGGCCTCGGTGACACCACAGGCCTCTATCACGGCACGCAGCAGATCAACCAGGCGCAGATGGACCGCTGGTCGATCGTGACGACGTTGAACTACCTGCCGCATGATCACGAAGTGAACATCGTCGCCGCCAAGGTGAAGAGCTTCGGCAAGGACAGGGAAGGGCGCGATATCGTCTCGAAGATGGTTCGCGTTGCCGATCTCACGCGCGCCGCCTTCATGAACGGCGATCTTTCGACCGTCATGAGCCCGCGCACGGTCATCACCTGGGCCGAGAATGCCGAAATCTTTGGCGACCTCGCCTTTGCCTTCCGCGTCACCTTCCTTAACAAGTGCGACGAGCTGGAGCGCCCGCTGGTCGCCGAGCACTATCAGCGCGCCTTCGGCGTGGAGCTGAAGGAAAGCGCCGCCAACATCGTCCTCGGAGCCTGA
- a CDS encoding J domain-containing protein, which yields MRLDSKYFDRIRTRRKREQEAEQAPPTCQWDGCDKKGSHRAPVGRNAEGQFFLFCFEHVKEYNKGYNYFSGLSDGEIARYQKEAITGHRPTWTVGVNKAAKDSPLHSEVRSGAYTRVRDPFGFVKEGGKGNGPRFPQARKLKSLESKAFDTMGLHANATSAEIKSRYKELVKKHHPDANGGDRGSEERFRAVIQAYQLLKQNGFC from the coding sequence ATGAGACTTGATTCCAAATATTTCGATCGCATCCGCACACGCCGCAAACGCGAGCAGGAGGCAGAGCAGGCGCCGCCTACCTGCCAGTGGGACGGCTGCGACAAAAAAGGCTCGCATCGCGCTCCGGTAGGGCGCAATGCGGAAGGCCAGTTCTTTTTGTTCTGCTTCGAGCACGTCAAGGAATACAACAAGGGCTACAATTATTTCTCCGGCCTTTCGGACGGCGAGATCGCGCGCTACCAGAAAGAGGCGATCACCGGCCATCGGCCGACATGGACCGTCGGCGTCAACAAGGCGGCGAAGGACAGTCCGCTGCATTCCGAGGTACGCTCCGGCGCCTATACACGCGTTCGCGATCCCTTCGGCTTCGTCAAGGAAGGCGGCAAGGGCAACGGCCCGCGCTTTCCCCAGGCACGCAAGCTGAAATCGCTCGAAAGCAAAGCCTTCGACACGATGGGTCTGCATGCCAACGCGACGTCGGCAGAGATCAAGAGCCGCTACAAGGAGCTGGTCAAGAAGCACCATCCGGATGCCAATGGCGGTGACCGCGGCTCGGAAGAGCGCTTCCGCGCTGTCATCCAGGCCTATCAATTGTTGAAGCAGAACGGTTTTTGTTAA
- a CDS encoding BolA family transcriptional regulator — protein sequence MMTLRSRIEEKLVEAFAPERLSVIDESHLHAGHQPDITGTGETHMRVRIVSAKFAGLSRLARHRAITDLLKPELDAGLHALAVEPAAPGEPTRW from the coding sequence ATGATGACCCTGCGATCCCGCATCGAAGAAAAACTTGTCGAAGCCTTCGCACCCGAACGCTTGAGCGTCATCGACGAAAGCCATCTGCATGCCGGCCACCAGCCTGACATCACAGGCACCGGCGAAACCCACATGCGGGTGAGGATCGTTTCGGCAAAATTTGCCGGCCTCTCCCGCCTGGCGCGCCACCGGGCGATCACCGACCTGTTGAAACCGGAGCTCGATGCCGGCCTGCACGCGCTGGCCGTCGAACCGGCGGCACCGGGTGAACCCACCCGCTGGTAG
- a CDS encoding HlyC/CorC family transporter yields the protein MTTIEGVLTFVAAYWPEILSIMALVLMSAFCSGTETALTAVSRSRIHTLEVNGDERAGLVRQLIERRDRLIGTLLIGNNLANILSSSIATSLFLGLFGSSGVALATLAMTIILVIFAEVLPKSWAISAPERFALAVAFPTRLFVAIVGPVSSFVNALVRRILALFGINLSREVSMLTAHEELRGAVDLLHREGSVVKADRDRLGGVLDLSQLELSDIMVHRTKMRAINADDPPEAVVRAILESPYTRMPLWRGTIDNIIGVVHAKDLLRALAEPHMEPQNLDIVKIAQKPWFVPDSTNLEDQLNAFLRRKQHFAVVVDEYGEVQGIVTLEDILEEIVGDISDEHDIEMQGVRQEADGSVVVDGSVPIRDLNRALDWNLPDEEATTIAGLVIHESMTIPEERQAFTFYGKRFVVMKREKNRITKLRIRPAQEDDTKPV from the coding sequence TTGACGACGATCGAAGGCGTTCTGACATTTGTCGCGGCCTATTGGCCGGAGATCCTTTCGATCATGGCGCTCGTACTGATGTCCGCCTTCTGTTCCGGCACGGAGACTGCGCTCACCGCCGTTTCGCGCAGCCGTATCCACACGCTTGAGGTCAACGGCGACGAACGCGCCGGCCTCGTCCGTCAGCTGATCGAACGGCGCGACCGGCTGATCGGTACGCTGCTGATCGGCAACAATCTTGCCAACATCCTCTCCTCCTCGATCGCCACCAGCCTCTTCCTCGGGCTGTTCGGCAGTTCGGGCGTGGCGCTGGCGACGCTCGCCATGACCATCATCCTCGTCATCTTCGCCGAAGTGCTGCCGAAGAGCTGGGCGATCTCGGCGCCGGAACGCTTCGCGCTTGCCGTCGCATTTCCCACGAGACTCTTCGTCGCCATCGTCGGCCCGGTGTCCTCCTTCGTCAACGCGCTTGTGCGGCGGATCCTGGCGCTGTTCGGCATCAATCTTTCGCGGGAAGTTTCGATGCTGACGGCGCATGAGGAGCTGCGCGGCGCCGTCGATCTCCTGCACCGCGAGGGATCGGTAGTGAAGGCCGACCGCGACCGCCTCGGCGGCGTGCTTGACCTCAGCCAGCTGGAACTCTCCGACATCATGGTCCATCGCACCAAGATGCGGGCGATCAATGCCGACGATCCGCCGGAAGCGGTGGTGCGCGCCATTCTCGAAAGCCCCTATACGCGCATGCCGCTGTGGCGCGGCACGATCGACAACATCATCGGCGTCGTCCACGCCAAGGATCTCTTGCGGGCGCTTGCCGAACCGCACATGGAGCCGCAGAATCTCGATATCGTGAAGATCGCGCAGAAGCCCTGGTTCGTGCCGGACAGCACCAATCTCGAGGACCAGCTCAACGCCTTCCTGCGACGCAAGCAGCATTTCGCCGTCGTCGTCGACGAATATGGCGAGGTTCAGGGCATCGTCACGCTGGAGGATATTCTCGAGGAAATCGTCGGCGACATTTCCGACGAGCACGATATCGAGATGCAGGGCGTGCGCCAGGAGGCGGACGGCTCGGTCGTCGTCGATGGCAGTGTGCCGATCCGCGATCTCAACCGCGCGCTCGACTGGAACCTGCCCGACGAGGAGGCGACGACCATCGCCGGCCTCGTCATCCATGAATCGATGACCATCCCGGAAGAGCGTCAGGCCTTCACCTTCTACGGCAAACGTTTCGTCGTCATGAAGCGGGAGAAAAACCGCATCACCAAGCTGCGCATCCGCCCCGCGCAGGAAGACGATACGAAACCGGTGTGA